One window of Sardina pilchardus chromosome 2, fSarPil1.1, whole genome shotgun sequence genomic DNA carries:
- the LOC134101471 gene encoding uncharacterized protein LOC134101471, protein MVPAESFAVQLKGVIVGNSNSSLEIFQRQSSTQLRASGLIVSSQTTATLKPGVALAIPFSIDSNATGAFTIQARNNRRFSSSFPSSVTLDAGGHAEGTVTLTAPSGTPSGTDVTLTIVAEAPGGSDFNYVVLRLTVFSEVTDIFPPVCHVTDVSAECTGNCSLSTWQLSANLTDGYGTGIESITVRRGSGTLTTTVVTGADGLNVTLASYRASCCSEEVELVAVDAVGNVGICSKSIKVKSPPCFLRKVIAQLKQKF, encoded by the exons ATGGTGCCAGCGGAAAGTTTTGCTGTTCAGCTGAAGGGTGTGATCGTCGGAAACTCCAATTCATCACTGGAGATCTTTCAGAGACAGTCCTCCACCCAGCTCAGGGCCTCGGGGCTGATCGTCTCG TCTCAGACAACAGCTACACTGAAGCCTGGGGTTGCTCTCGCCATCCCTTTCAGCATAGACTCTAATGCCACCGGTGCCTTCACCATCCAGGCGAGGAATAACCGCAGGTTCAGCTCATCTTTCCCCAGCAGTGTGACCCTAGATGCTGGAGGTCATGCTGAGGGCACAGTGACCCTCACAGCTCCGTCAGGCACCCCCTCAGGCACCGACGTCACGCTGACTATCGTGGCCGAGGCTCCTGGAGGCTCAGACTTCAACTATGTCGTGCTGCGCCTGACAGTCTTCTCTGAA GTGACCGATATCTTCCCTCCGGTTTGCCATGTGACTGATGTTAGCGCAGAATGCACAGGCAACTGCAGCCTGTCGACTTGGCAACTATCCGCAAACCTGACAGACGGCTACGGGACTGGTATCGAGAGCATCACAGTCCGCCGGGGCAGCggcaccctcaccaccaccgtGGTGACCGGTGCAGACGGACTGAACGTGACCCTGGCCTCTTACAGGGCTTCATGCTGCTCCGAAGAGGTGGAACTGGTGGCTGTGGATGCGGTGGGGAATGTGGGCATCTGCTCCAAATCCATCAAGGTCAAGAGCCCCCCCTGTTTCTTACGCAAGGTCATCGCTCAGCTGAAACAAAAGTTCTGA
- the LOC134098488 gene encoding uncharacterized protein LOC134098488 has product MVAGSILWLLALFSTQRGALAFDMFSRMEMTEEAILQTTADTCRTLAQHTGKEFVLPVRYISTPTCRDCEGYDCENNILDSVLQEQMLTSGYYGSSKPEGKCNHKEPQGGISKVSLDSHHGHLHTEAAAVATAASVDLLQDIRGAAGDTGFLRLMRIGQSDSPLCFVIDTTGSMGDDISIVSQTASMIIDSKRRTPDEPPTYILVPFNDPDFGPLFMTTDAEEFKSRIGNLSAVGGGDYPEMSLSALELAFTGTPSHSEIFVFTDASAKDIALKNTVLALIEWSKSTVNFLLTNSLAMLGRRSDNGQQQSQYPDLTSSGQEEFPYPHLSTDGQEPFQYQDLPIDGQEPFQFPHLPIDGQEPFQYQDLPIDGQDHLDYPDLSRSISNPVNRHYQDLAQASGGLAIEVTKAFLSQATSILTDASSSALVTLLQVSRDPGMSEQLSFFVDSPLRNLTIYVTGQSLAFTITSATGAVQTDTEETGALGIINRVGNFYTVYINTHVQKGLWFINVLSIQPYTVKVVGKTTILS; this is encoded by the exons ATGGTCGCAGGAAGCATCCTCTGGCTCCTcgctctcttctccacacagagaggagCTCTGGCCTTCGACATGTTCTCCAGAATGGAGATGACAGAGGAAGCCATCTTACAGACCACAGCAGACACCTGCAGGACTCTTGCTCAGCACACGGGAAAGGAATTCGTTCTACCTGTAAGAT ATATCAGTACCCCGACATGCCGGGACTGTGAGGGCTATGATTGTGAGAACAACATCCTAGACAGTGTTCTCCAGGAACAGATGCTAACATCTGGATACTATGGCTCCAGTAAACCAGAAG GAAAATGTAATCATAAAGAACCACAAGGTGGAATCAGCAAAGTTAGCCTGGATTCCCATCACGGACACCTTCACACAGAGGCTGCGGCCGTGGCCACAGCCGCCTCCGTAGACCTGCTACAGGACATCCGGGGAGCAGCCGGGGACACTGGGTTTCTACG GCTAATGAGGATAGGCCAGTCCGACTCCCCACTCTGCTTTGTGATCGACACCACTGGGAGCATGGGTGATGACATCAGTATAGTGAGTCAGACTGCCTCCATGATCATTGACAGCAAGAGGAGGACTCCTGATGAGCCACCTACATACATTCTGGTCCCATTCAATGACCCAG ATTTTGGACCTCTGTTTATGACTACTGACGCAGAGGAATTTAAGAGTCGCATTGGTAACCTTTCGGCAGTTGGAGGTGGAGATTACCCTGAAATGTCTCTATCAGCACTTGAG CTGGCCTTCACTGGCACGCCTTCCCACTCAGAAATCTTTGTTTTTACGGATGCTTCTGCCAAAGACATTGCACTGAAGAATACAGTCCTGGCCCTGATAGAGTGGTCTAAATCAACA GTCAATTTCTTGCTGACCAATTCCTTGGCAATGCTAGGACGAAGGAGTGATAATGGGCAGCAACAGTCTCAATACCCAGATTTAACTTCGAGTGGGCAAGAGGAGTTTCCGTACCCACATTTATCCACTGATGGGCAAGAACCGTTTCAATACCAAGATTTACCTATCGATGGGCAAGAGCCATTTCAATTCCCACATTTACCTATCGATGGGCAAGAGCCATTTCAGTACCAAGATTTACCTATCGATGGGCAGGACCACCTTGACTACCCCGACTTATCCAGGAGTATTTCCAACCCTGTGAACCGGCACTACCAGGACCTGGCCCAGGCATCTGGTGGACTCGCTATAGAGGTCACCAAGGCATTTCTGTCTCAGGCCACAAGCATCCTTACTGATGCATCCAGCTCTGCTCTG GTGACTCTACTTCAAGTTTCGAGGGACCCAGGAATGTCAGAGCAATTATCCTTCTTTGTAGATAGCCCGTTAAGAAACCTTACCATCTATGTTACAGGACAGTCTCTTGCATTTACCATCACTAGTGCAACAG GTGCCGTTCAGACCGACACTGAAGAAACAGGTGCACTGGGTATCATCAATAGGGTGGGAAATTTCTACACAGTCTACATCAACACGCATGTCCAAAAGGGATTGTGGTTCATCAATGTACTTTCCATACAACCCTACACAGTGAAAGTTGTTGGTAAGACCACAATTTTATCATGA
- the LOC134101480 gene encoding CD209 antigen-like protein C yields MPNRSKPHGDTRRRGDLYIEEMASQRDLRQHCGKGYGGVYKLAGVCFGVLSILQAALNVSLRLYFHTCVVTNTSWNEDNESLMAATSYNYLTTERDQLLANFTNLMTERDQLLANFTNLMTERDQLLANFTNLMTERDQLLANFTTLMTERDNLQRNLSKLEAGSAHGWKYFSSSFYFISSERRTWKESRHNCKERSADLVVINSREEQNFVVDFGRKMGYILWMGATDHDREGFWQWVDGTLVITGYWMNNRPENGLMGEDEDCITLQPAKYNPLQTWADVSCDLKLHWICEKVAHL; encoded by the exons ATGCCGAACAGGTCAAAACCTCATGGGGATACCAGAAGGAGAGGGGATTTATACATTGAGGAGATGGCCTCACAGAGAGACTTAAGACAACATTGTGGAAAAG GATATGGTGGTGTCTACAAGCTGGCTGGTGTATGTTTTGGTGTACTGTCTATTCTGCAAGCAGCACTTAACGTCTCACTACGCCTTTACT TTCACACCTGTGTAGTGACCAATACCAGCTGGAATGAAGACAACGAGTCGCTTATGGCTGCAACCAGCTACAACTACTtaaccacagagagagaccagctATTGGCCAACTTCACAAAcctgatgacagagagagaccaactATTGGCCAATTTCACAAAcctgatgacagagagagaccagctATTGGCCAATTTCACAAAcctgatgacagagagagaccaactACTGGCTAATTTCACAACcctgatgacagagagagacaatctTCAGAGAAATCTCTCTAAACTTG AAGCTGGCAGCGCTCATGGCTGGAAATATTTTAGCTCCAGCTTCTACTTCATCTCTTCTGAGCGCAGGACCTGGAAGGAGAGTAGGCATAACTGCAAAGAGAGGAGCGCCGATCTAGTGGTCATAAACAGCAGAGAGGAacag AATTTTGTAGTTGACTTTGGGAGAAAAATGGGATACATTCTATGGATGGGAGCAACAGACCATGACAGAGAAGGATTTTGGCAATGGGTGGATGGCACTTTAGTCATTACTGG GTACTGGATGAATAACCGACCAGAAAACGGCTTAATGGGAGAGGATGAGGATTGTATCACTCTCCAGCCTGCCAAATATAACCCATTACAAACCTGGGCTGATGTCTCCTGTGACCTCAAACTTCACTGGATCTGTGAGAAAGTTGCACATCTTTAG